The Candidatus Binatia bacterium genomic sequence CAGCGACGCCGATGACGTGACGCCGCCGCAAACCGCCGGGCCTTTCTACAAACCGCGCTCGCCCGAGCGCAAGTCGCTCATCGAACCCGCCGTTCGGGGCGAGAAAATCGTTCTAGAGGGCGTTGTCCGCTCGACGAAATGCAAGCCGATCGAGCGCGCTCTCCTCGACTTCTGGCAGGCGGACGCGGGCGGAGCGTACGACAACTCCGGTTACCGGCTGCGCGGCCACCAGTTTAGCGACGGCGCAGGCAAGTACCGTTTGGAGACGATTGTTCCCGGACTTTATCCCGGACGGACGCGCCACTTTCACGTGCGAGTGCAGGCGCCGAACCGTCCCGTTCTCACGACGCAGCTTTACTTTCCGGGCGAGCCGGAGAACAAAAGGGACGGGATCTTCAGTCCTAAACTCGTGATGGCCGTGCGCGACTCGGCCGGGGGCAAGGCGGCGAATTTCGACTTTGTTCTGGTTGTCGGGTAGGCAACCGGCGACTAAAGCGACGCGACGAATTCTTCGATCGTCTCCCCGAGACGATTTTCCGTGTTGACCGTAATGTGGGATCGATCCGGAATTTCCATCAGCGGCATGAACTCTTTTCGCTGCCGCAAATAGACCTCCCGGGTGGCATCGGATACATCGTCGTTCCTTTCTTCCCTCTTTTGCAAACGGCGAAAGATCTCCCCCTCTCCCGCCCGGCACTCGATGAAAGCGACCCGGACCCCCTTGCCGGCGGCCGAATTCACAAAAAGGCGGCGCTGCTCGACGTCGCCGA encodes the following:
- a CDS encoding intradiol ring-cleavage dioxygenase, with product MYANRLHLEQTQCFYLLLYYYIRIVVVKVVPACKIESMITENDSKLTRREFLAAAAAVPLVIAETIDDLEVFAATRGLEPTPACSDADDVTPPQTAGPFYKPRSPERKSLIEPAVRGEKIVLEGVVRSTKCKPIERALLDFWQADAGGAYDNSGYRLRGHQFSDGAGKYRLETIVPGLYPGRTRHFHVRVQAPNRPVLTTQLYFPGEPENKRDGIFSPKLVMAVRDSAGGKAANFDFVLVVG